A single Thermoanaerobacterium sp. RBIITD DNA region contains:
- a CDS encoding WYL domain-containing protein yields the protein MIKNSDSTQLERQWKILSILSWENKGVTINQIYNRIAKNFGEKVSPKTIKRDLDDLTMVFPIYEDGEGRGTTYALEKYKIEDFVFSVQELFSLFFLREIIRKYDTSEPGKLALQLLERIISYIPSIYDDYIDRLYKTFLIQKDIDSDTNVTVETLKMINDAIVEKKCIKIRYYSFTSDSETVREVNPYIMYEKDGHYYLTGFCKLHNEIRDFRISRMKEIEVLNKSFEILPEFDKTKYYKYTWNILKGSTRYKIEIKFTGNAARLVKEYDRYRADDLIENEDGSIIFIKTVSQLDEIKRWVLGFGSDAEVLGPQEFKDMIYNEIIKMAEKIKGA from the coding sequence ATGATTAAAAATAGTGATTCTACTCAGTTAGAAAGGCAGTGGAAGATTTTATCTATCCTATCATGGGAGAATAAAGGCGTAACGATAAACCAAATATATAACCGCATTGCTAAAAATTTCGGTGAGAAGGTATCGCCAAAGACGATAAAGAGAGATTTAGATGACCTTACAATGGTTTTTCCTATATATGAAGACGGTGAAGGTAGAGGGACAACATATGCGCTAGAAAAATACAAAATTGAAGATTTTGTTTTTTCTGTTCAGGAGCTTTTTTCTCTATTCTTTCTAAGAGAAATAATTAGAAAGTATGATACATCGGAGCCTGGCAAGTTAGCGCTACAACTTTTAGAGAGAATTATATCATATATTCCATCTATATATGACGACTATATCGATAGATTATATAAGACATTTTTGATACAGAAAGATATAGATTCTGATACGAACGTAACTGTAGAGACTTTAAAGATGATAAATGATGCCATTGTAGAAAAGAAATGCATTAAGATAAGATATTATTCATTTACGTCAGATTCAGAAACTGTTAGAGAAGTTAATCCATACATAATGTATGAAAAAGATGGCCATTATTATCTTACGGGCTTTTGCAAACTTCATAATGAAATAAGGGATTTCAGGATATCTAGGATGAAGGAAATTGAGGTTCTAAATAAATCTTTCGAGATTTTACCCGAATTCGACAAAACTAAATATTATAAATACACATGGAATATTTTGAAGGGAAGTACAAGATACAAGATAGAAATAAAATTTACAGGTAATGCCGCAAGGCTTGTCAAGGAGTATGATAGATATAGGGCAGATGATTTGATAGAAAATGAAGATGGCTCCATCATATTTATTAAGACAGTATCACAACTTGATGAGATAAAAAGATGGGTTTTGGGATTTGGATCAGATGCGGAAGTCCTTGGGCCTCAAGAATTTAAAGATATGATATATAATGAAATAATCAAAATGGCAGAAAAAATAAAAGGGGCGTAA
- a CDS encoding DUF4340 domain-containing protein, protein MKTFRNTIILFIVFAALLGFYYYNKSTKKPTATANVVSISKSNIESIDIKSNNNEVTLKKSSGNYELVKPINYKADSINADDTLNSLTQLKYSRKFSDSDLKKYGLDNTSFTIKIASNKGETENIIIGNKSPVGNAYYVKSSKSPDIYIVDANSVEKFLLSGDYVFNYIDKGIFTIPKDKIAKITYINSSGTHDIQKDKSGKWKYNGKEINKDTTDKLLDDVVLLNASGLDLNKKAKGNNSSFTLTISDGNKSEEVKFLTDDNSKYYIEKNNENIGLYITKDQLNGLISDTNSAIK, encoded by the coding sequence ATGAAGACTTTTAGAAATACGATAATATTGTTCATTGTCTTTGCAGCACTACTTGGATTTTATTACTATAATAAAAGTACAAAAAAACCAACAGCAACGGCCAATGTAGTAAGTATTAGTAAAAGCAATATTGAATCAATAGATATTAAAAGCAACAACAATGAAGTTACTTTAAAAAAGTCCAGTGGCAACTATGAACTTGTCAAACCTATAAACTACAAAGCTGACAGTATAAATGCTGATGATACATTAAATTCACTGACACAATTAAAGTATAGCAGGAAATTTTCTGACAGCGATTTAAAAAAATATGGGCTTGATAATACCAGTTTTACAATTAAAATTGCTTCAAATAAAGGTGAAACAGAAAATATTATTATTGGCAATAAATCACCTGTAGGTAATGCATACTATGTAAAATCATCAAAGTCTCCTGATATATATATCGTTGATGCAAACTCAGTTGAAAAGTTTTTATTGTCAGGTGATTATGTTTTTAACTATATTGATAAAGGTATATTCACTATACCAAAAGATAAAATAGCTAAAATCACTTATATAAATTCATCGGGTACTCATGATATTCAAAAGGACAAAAGCGGGAAATGGAAATATAATGGAAAAGAAATTAACAAGGATACCACTGATAAATTATTAGATGATGTAGTATTATTAAATGCTTCTGGTTTAGATTTAAATAAAAAAGCAAAGGGCAATAATTCAAGCTTTACCCTGACAATATCTGACGGAAATAAAAGTGAAGAAGTTAAATTCTTAACAGATGATAATTCAAAATACTATATAGAAAAAAACAATGAAAACATTGGTCTATATATAACAAAAGACCAGCTAAATGGGCTTATATCTGATACAAATAGTGCAATTAAATAA
- a CDS encoding ABC transporter permease, whose protein sequence is MKILTIYKRELKSYFLSPLAYVLIGFFLLISGYFFATFVLSSQYALMTPVFGNMIFVFMFISPILTMKLLSEEMKNGTDQLLMTSPLTVTDMVLGKFFASLTVFISALVISFIYPLYLKIYSTPDFGPILTGYIGILLMGAAFLAVGIFASSLSENQLVAGVIGFSLLIIFWIISWLGDVFQGKTKTIAENISLLQRFNNFQNGILNLNDIVFYLSFIIFFIFLTIMVVDKRRWS, encoded by the coding sequence ATGAAAATCCTGACAATATACAAAAGGGAGCTTAAATCATATTTTCTTTCACCGTTGGCATACGTGCTTATAGGATTTTTCCTACTTATATCAGGATACTTTTTCGCTACATTCGTGCTTTCATCACAATACGCACTTATGACCCCTGTGTTTGGCAACATGATTTTCGTATTCATGTTTATAAGTCCTATTTTAACAATGAAACTATTATCAGAAGAAATGAAAAATGGCACAGATCAGCTTCTTATGACGTCGCCATTAACAGTCACAGATATGGTATTAGGTAAATTTTTTGCATCACTTACTGTCTTTATATCTGCATTAGTAATATCTTTTATATACCCACTATATCTAAAAATATACAGCACACCAGATTTTGGCCCTATACTAACAGGCTATATTGGAATACTTTTAATGGGTGCGGCATTTTTAGCTGTCGGAATATTTGCATCATCATTATCTGAAAATCAACTTGTTGCAGGTGTTATAGGCTTTTCGCTGCTTATTATATTCTGGATAATAAGCTGGCTTGGCGATGTATTTCAAGGCAAAACCAAGACGATCGCAGAAAATATTTCACTTTTGCAAAGGTTCAACAACTTTCAAAACGGCATATTGAATTTAAATGACATTGTCTTTTACCTAAGTTTTATAATCTTCTTTATATTTCTTACAATAATGGTTGTTGATAAAAGACGCTGGAGTTAA
- a CDS encoding GldG family protein, which yields MNKIRLKYGSNMFLAIIILLGILIIGNLILAQKPIKWDLTKTKQFTLSDKTKQVLKNLKTDVTVYAFFKDDSAKTQVQNLLDEYTGISKRIKVNFVDPDKNPSLAQKYGITDYDTTLFLNSKDENKRQIVNSYDTFTQSQETGQTVFNGEQQFTQAIINVTENNKIKAYIVQGHNEVNSTGSLTNFQTALQGEGYEVSDLNIGQSGGIPKDAGLIIIANPQMDYTDQEMNALKDYFNKGGKAIIMMGAENGTLKQKSINDLLSTWNIKIDNDVIVDPSRNYFMDALSPVPVYGYHQITDKLESANLASVAPSSRSITYKETNDGNLSIQSFLTTSDKAWGETNFNSKQASFDSNDIKGPLTLGVTISDKKTGMKIVLLGNDLIATNKVIGIEGNKDLLMNSANWLSNKTSQISISPKTLDYARLFMTGKQANSMFLVTVVVIPLVIWVIGGYVFFRRRAL from the coding sequence TTGAATAAAATTAGATTAAAATACGGCAGCAACATGTTTTTAGCAATCATTATTTTATTGGGCATTTTAATTATCGGAAACCTTATATTAGCACAAAAACCGATAAAATGGGACTTGACAAAGACAAAACAATTTACATTATCTGATAAGACAAAACAGGTTTTAAAAAATTTAAAAACTGATGTAACAGTATATGCATTTTTCAAAGATGACAGTGCAAAGACACAGGTGCAAAACCTACTTGATGAATATACGGGAATATCAAAAAGAATAAAGGTTAATTTTGTAGACCCCGATAAAAATCCTTCATTAGCTCAAAAATATGGAATTACCGATTACGATACTACTTTATTCTTGAATAGCAAAGATGAGAATAAAAGACAAATCGTTAATTCATATGATACCTTCACGCAGTCACAGGAAACAGGCCAGACAGTGTTCAACGGAGAGCAGCAATTTACTCAAGCCATAATAAATGTAACAGAAAATAACAAGATAAAAGCATATATCGTCCAAGGCCATAATGAAGTAAACAGTACAGGATCTTTAACGAATTTTCAAACCGCATTACAAGGTGAAGGATATGAAGTAAGCGACTTAAATATAGGTCAGTCCGGAGGTATACCAAAAGATGCAGGTCTTATAATAATTGCAAATCCCCAAATGGATTATACTGACCAAGAAATGAATGCACTTAAGGATTACTTTAATAAGGGCGGAAAAGCAATCATTATGATGGGTGCTGAAAATGGAACCTTAAAACAAAAGTCAATAAATGATTTATTGTCGACATGGAATATAAAAATCGACAATGATGTAATAGTCGATCCATCAAGAAATTATTTTATGGATGCATTATCACCCGTACCTGTATATGGTTATCACCAGATAACCGATAAATTAGAGTCGGCAAATTTAGCTTCTGTTGCCCCAAGCTCAAGGAGCATCACGTATAAGGAGACAAATGACGGAAACCTATCAATACAATCATTTTTAACAACAAGCGATAAAGCATGGGGTGAAACAAACTTCAACAGCAAACAGGCAAGCTTTGACAGCAATGATATAAAAGGTCCTCTTACGCTGGGTGTTACAATATCTGACAAAAAGACAGGAATGAAAATAGTCCTTCTTGGAAATGACCTCATTGCAACGAATAAAGTTATAGGCATAGAGGGAAATAAAGACCTTTTGATGAATAGTGCCAATTGGCTTTCAAATAAAACTTCTCAGATATCTATAAGTCCAAAAACCCTTGACTATGCAAGGCTATTTATGACAGGAAAACAAGCAAATTCAATGTTTTTAGTAACAGTTGTTGTTATTCCTTTAGTCATATGGGTCATAGGCGGATATGTCTTCTTCAGAAGGAGGGCACTATGA